The Kitasatospora setae KM-6054 genome contains a region encoding:
- a CDS encoding APC family permease → MSAADVPGPDGSAVAGARERVKAVAAPRMTWVTLALMTTSSVASLRSSPTMAVYGLACVFLYVVPAIVFLLPTALVSAELASGWEGGVYNWVAQGLSKPLGFLAVWCQFAMTIFYYPSLLAYVASTIAYVVDPSLASNGLYTAIVIMVLYWTGVWVSSRGTNAVAGLASWGLIIGTLIPGALLVVLGFVFLGQGNDSAAPMTADHLLPAWTGLASLVLIVNNFLSYSGMEMNAVHVSSLRNPGKEFPRSMFLAVGMVLLIFILPALAISWVVPADQLSLTAGVMQAFDAFFQYFHIGWLTPLIAVGLVAASLGGMLTWLAGPSKGLLMISRQEGYLPPSLQKLNKHGIQQNILVAQGVVTTVIALMYALIPDVSSVYWIFSVITTQVYLIVYLLMFAAAIRLRRTQPDHPRGYRAPALVLLCVVGLLASAAAMVIGFVPSSQFGGGSVWSYIGIVGGGLLLLGVIIPFAFLKASKPEWRDPAAAAAVEEGTA, encoded by the coding sequence ATGAGCGCAGCGGACGTGCCGGGGCCCGACGGGTCGGCGGTGGCGGGGGCGAGGGAGCGGGTGAAGGCGGTGGCGGCGCCCAGGATGACGTGGGTGACGCTGGCGTTGATGACGACCAGTTCGGTGGCGAGTCTGCGGTCCTCGCCGACGATGGCGGTGTACGGGCTGGCGTGCGTGTTCCTGTACGTGGTGCCGGCGATCGTGTTCCTGCTGCCGACGGCGCTGGTCTCGGCGGAGCTGGCGTCGGGCTGGGAGGGGGGTGTGTACAACTGGGTGGCCCAGGGGCTGTCGAAGCCGCTGGGGTTCCTGGCGGTGTGGTGCCAGTTCGCGATGACGATCTTCTACTACCCGAGCCTGCTGGCGTACGTGGCGAGCACGATCGCGTACGTGGTGGATCCGAGTCTGGCCAGCAACGGCCTGTACACGGCGATCGTGATCATGGTGCTGTACTGGACGGGCGTGTGGGTGTCCTCGCGGGGGACGAACGCGGTGGCGGGCCTGGCGTCCTGGGGGCTGATCATCGGGACGCTGATCCCGGGTGCGCTGCTGGTGGTGCTGGGGTTCGTGTTCCTCGGCCAGGGGAACGACTCGGCGGCGCCGATGACGGCGGACCACCTGCTGCCGGCCTGGACGGGGCTGGCGAGCCTGGTGCTGATCGTCAACAACTTCCTGAGCTACTCGGGCATGGAGATGAACGCGGTGCACGTCTCCTCGCTGAGGAACCCGGGCAAGGAGTTCCCGCGCTCGATGTTCCTGGCGGTCGGGATGGTGCTGCTGATCTTCATCCTGCCGGCGCTGGCGATCAGCTGGGTGGTGCCGGCCGACCAGCTGTCGCTGACGGCGGGCGTGATGCAGGCGTTCGACGCGTTCTTCCAGTACTTCCACATCGGCTGGCTGACGCCGCTGATCGCGGTGGGCCTGGTGGCGGCCTCGCTGGGCGGCATGCTGACCTGGCTGGCCGGCCCGTCGAAGGGCCTGCTGATGATCTCCCGGCAGGAGGGCTACCTGCCGCCGTCGCTGCAGAAGCTGAACAAGCACGGCATCCAGCAGAACATCCTGGTCGCGCAGGGCGTGGTGACCACGGTGATCGCGCTGATGTACGCGCTGATCCCGGACGTCTCCAGCGTGTACTGGATCTTCTCGGTGATCACCACGCAGGTGTACCTGATCGTCTACCTGCTGATGTTCGCGGCGGCGATCAGGCTGCGCCGGACCCAGCCGGACCACCCGCGCGGCTACCGCGCCCCGGCGCTGGTGCTGCTGTGCGTGGTGGGCCTGCTGGCGTCGGCGGCCGCGATGGTGATCGGGTTCGTGCCGTCCTCGCAGTTCGGCGGGGGCAGCGTCTGGTCGTACATCGGGATCGTCGGCGGTGGCCTGCTGCTGCTCGGCGTGATCATCCCGTTCGCCTTCCTCAAGGCCAGCAAGCCGGAGTGGCGTGATCCGGCCGCCGCGGCCGCCGTCGAGGAGGGAACGGCATGA